ATAGACATGATGCTCAGCTCCAAACCGAGAATCAAATGCCCCACCACGGCCCCGAGAATCCCAAAGGGGATGACGGACATGATGATCAGGGGTTGGATGTAAGAGCGCAGGGGCACGGCCATCAGCACATACATCATCAGCAATGCCAAAAGAAACTTCTGGCCCATCTGCGTGATGCTTTCGTTTTGGTCCTTCTGCTCCCCTTCAAAGGTCCAGCGAACGCCCGGGAACTCCTCCGGGAGCGGGTCCAGGACTTCCTTGGTGAAACGACCGACCACCTGATTGGCATTGGCCACCTCGCTATCGACATCTGCCTGGATATTGACAGTCCGCTGCCGGTCGGTTCGCAGAATGGCAGAGGCTCCCCGCCCGGGCTCGGGAATCGCCACCTGAAGCAGGGGCACCTCCATGCCTTGGGGAGTGCGGATTTTCATCTCCTCAAGACTGTTCACGGAGCGCCGCTCCTCCTCGGGGTAACGCACCATGACTTTGATCTCGTCCTTACCCCGCTGGAGCCGCTGCGCCTCGTCGCCGAAGAAGGCGTGCCGCACTTGGAGCGCAATATCATCCAAACGCAGCCCGAGGGCCTTGCCCGCCGGAGTGAGTTCGCGAAAACGAATTTCTTCCCGTCCCAAACGATTGGAATCAGAAATTCCAAAGACGCCCGGATAGTCCTCCAGGCGCTCTTTCACATGCTGGGTGGCCGCGTCGAGCTGGCGGAGATCCGAACCCGTAATCGCCAGGTCGATGGCCGCCCCACCGCGGGCGGTTTCCGTGATGTAACTCAACTCCAGCACCCCCGGAATGACCCCAGCCAACTCCCGCCAACGCTGCAGGATGCGCTCGGCGGCCACGTCCCGAGTGGCCGCTGCCACCAACTCCACCGTGACCTCCCCGAGGTAGCTGCCCTGAGGACCGCCCTCGTCCACCACGCTGACCGTGAAAGGCTGCCCGCCCGAAGTCGCCAACACATGGACCACCGCCGGGTTCCCTTCCCGATCCTGAAATTCCTCATTCAGCTTCCAGGCAGCCGATTCCAAACGGCGCACTGCTTCTTCGGTATCGACGAAGGGTGCCCCCAGGGGCATCTCGATCTTGGCCGAGATCACATCCCCTTCCACTTGCGGGAAGAACTCCGTCTTGATCCATCCTCCGGCGATCAATCCCAAAATCACACAGAAGGCCACCCCGAAACAGCCAATCACCAAATAGCGAAAGCCGAGCGCCCGTTGGATGAATGGCTGATAGCGCTTTTGAATGAACTTCTCCAAGCCATCCGAAACCCCTCTTTGCCAGCGAGTGATCGGACCGACTTTCTTGTGGGGGTCGCGCGGCTTTAAAAAGGCCAAGTGCGCTGGCAGGACCAACTTCGACTGGACCAGCGAAAAGAGCAGCGTGGGAATCACCACCAAAGGAATGTTCGGCCAGATCTTGCCACTGGCTCCGCTCAGACCGAGCATCGGGGTGAAGGCGGCCGCGGTCGTGAGCACCCCGAAAATCACAATCACCCCCACCTCATGGGTCCCCCGCCAGGCCGCTTCCCTCGGGGGAATGCCTTGCTGGATTTGGGTGTAGACGTTCTCACCTACCACGATGGCATCGTCCACCACGATTCCCAATACCAGGATGAAAGCGAAGAGCGAAATCATATTGATCGAGACGCTCAGCTCCGGCATCATCCAAATCCCTCCCGCGAAGGCGACCGGGATTCCCAAGGCCACCAACATCGCCAGGCTGGGGCGCAAAAAGACGGCTAAGACCAGCATGACCAGCAGAAACCCGGCCAGCGCATTTCGCTGCATGAGATCGAGTCGGCCTTGCAAATACTTGCTCTGGTCATTCCAGATTTCCAGCGTGATGCCTTCCGGAAAAAGATCCTTGGCTTGCGCCAGGTATTGTTTGACCGCCTTGGCGATCACCAGGGTGTCCTGTTCTCCCACCCGGAAGACATTCACCAAAATGGAGGGCTGGCGGTCGAAGCGGGAATTGAGATCGATGTCTTCGAATCCATCTTCGATCTGGGCCAAGTCTCCCAAGTAGACCTGCGAGCCATCGGCGCGGGTCTTCACGACCACACTGGCAAAGTCCTCTTCAGTGTAGCGCTTGCCCATGGCGCGGACCACCACCTCCCCAGCACTCGTTCTCATGGAACCAGCGGGAAGATCGAGCGAGGAGCGCCGGACCGCATTGGCCACTTCCTGCAAGCTGAGATCAAACTTGCGGAGGGTGTTTTCGGGAACCTCGATCGAGATTTCATAAGGACGGGCCGCAGCCAACTCCACTCGCGTAATTTGGGTTTCGCCTCGGAGCATCTGCGCCACTCGATCTCCGAAACCTTCGGCCTCCGGCACATAGGTCAGCAAATCGTCGCGCACCCTCTCTCCCAGACCCCGCAGGGTCTTCTCATCCGTGTCGGCCGAGATGGTGATGCTGAGCACCTGGGACTGCACTTGGACCTGCTCCACGATGGGCTCCTCGGCCTCCTCGGCGAAGTTGTCGATGGCATCGACCTCCGTTTTGATCTCATCCATGACATCGCGCGTGGCATAGCCATTTTCCACTTCCACCGTCACGGTGCCATACCCTCGCGAACTCCGCGAAGTCATACGCCGGATGCCCTCGACATCCGCAATGGCCTCTTCGATCGGGATGACCACCCCCTCCTCCACCTCATCGGGCGTGGCGTTCTCGTAGATGACCTGGACGGAAACGGCATCCAAGGTCAATTCCGGGAAAATTTCCTTCCGGAGTTGGAACCACGTGATGATCCCTCCCATCAGGATGGCCAGCATCATGAAATTGCCCGCGACGTGGTTGCGGGAACACCATTGAATCAATTTTTCCATGCCGGTATCGAGCTAAAGGTCAGGCGGCGTCCGCCATTTGCGGGCCTTCCTTGGGGCCCAGGACATTTCCTTCGAGGTCCACTTCTTCCGCCACATTCACCTCCATGCCTTCGATCGGGGCCTGCAAGCGACTCAAAATAATCCGCTCCCCCGCCTTCAGCCCACCCGAGACATAGACCGTCTCCCGCTGCGAACGCAGGATTTCCACATCGCGAAAGCGCAGGCGATTCTCCGCATCCACCACCATGACTTGGTCCTCTTGATTGAGCGCCACGCGCGGGACCACACTCACCCCCTGCAAGGCCTGCCCTTCCACCACCGCCCGCAGAAAGAACCCCACCGCCGGCCATTCCAGCCCGAAGGGCGCTTCCTGATTTGGCTGCACCTTTGCCACCAGATACTTGGAAAGCGTCTCCCGCTCCAGGGCCCCCTCTTCCCGCAGCACCCGGCCCTCCCAGCGAACCACTTGGCCTCCCACTTCGCCCTCGAAGTGGACAGACGCTTCCAGCTTGCCCTCCTCGTCCCGGGCCAGGAACCCATAATCTTCCAGAGAGACCGGCAGGCGAATCTCAAAGTCAGCCACCGAGTAGACCGTGCCGACCATCATGCCGGGGGAAAGGAAGGCCCCCACATCGGCGTCTTGGGCCAGCACCCGGCAATCATAAGGCGCGCGGATCTCAGTCCGCTCCAGATTGCGGGCCGCCGAGGCCACATTGGCCTCCGCCGCCTTGACCCGGGCCACCGCGCTCCGGAGCTGAGGCTCGCGTAAAGTCAAAGAAGAGGCCTCTCCTTGGCCGAGCCGCTTCCAATCCCGAGCCGCCTGCTCGGCCCGCGCTCGCTCCAACTCCAAAGTGAGCTTGGCCTCCGCCAAGTCCGAGCGGGCCTGCTCCCATTGGGCTTGGTAGTCTTCTTTTTCCAAACTCACCAGCACCTCACCCTGCCGAAAGACCCCCCCCGCCTCAAAGTTCGGGTGGACCCTTTCGACCCGACCACTGACTTGCACCGCCAGGGCGGTCTGCTGCCGAGGTTCTACGAACCCCTGGGTCGAAATCTGGGGCTTCTCCTCACCTGCTTGGAGCGTCAAGATCCGGACAGCCGGAGGGACCACCACTCGCTCCTTCTTCTCGGCCTTGGGTCCTGCCTGGAAGAGTCCGCCCACGATGAGAAAGGCGATGGCGCTTACCCAGACGAGCACTCCGGTTCCGAGAAGCCCCCACTTGAGGGCCAATTTTGGTCGTGACGTTGCCATGATCTTTCTGTTACCGAATTACAATTTCTTAGCCTGGTAATCGCCTCCCAGGGCCAAATGAAGGTCGATGCGATTTTCGAGGCGCTCGCGGCGCACCGTGATCCAATCGGAACTGGCCGAAAGAACGAGCCCTTGGGCGTTCAAAAGGGTGAGAATGTCTCCCACTCCCTCCACGTAGTCCCGGCGCGACTCGACCGATGCCTCCTCCGCCAGCTGGAGAGCCGAATAGAGCGCCTCCTCCTGCCGTGCCAGGAAGCGCTCCACTGCCAAGGCCGTCTCCACCTCCCGGAAAGCTTCTAAGACCGTCTGTTGCAATTCCACCGCCGCCGTCTCGTCCGCCAACTCCCGAAGACGCTTCTCCGTCGTGAGCCGTCCGCCCACAAAAAGCGGCTGCGTCAAATTGCCGGCCAAACTCCAAATCCCAAAATCGCTATTGAGGATCTCATCCAAGTCCTCCGTCGAAGTCCCGGCACTCCCGGTCAGACTGAACTGCGGGAAAAAGGCCCGCTTGGCCTCCGTCAGGCGAAATTTGGTGCCGACGTATCGTCGCTCGGCCGCCAAAATATCCGGCCGCCGCAGGAGCAAGCCCGAAGGCAGGCCCGCCGGCGGCATGGCAGGCGCGCTCGGTAGCCGATTGCCCGCCCCGAGCGCGCCTTGGGGATAACGCCCGAGCAAGATTTCCAGTTGGCGCAGGGAGTCTTCCTTGACCCTTTGCAGTTGGTTCAGGCGAGCTCGCTGCGTTTCTGAATCGGACATGGCCAAGCGCAGCTCGGTGCCCGTTCCCTGGTCGTCCACCTGTCCCATCTCAAACCGGTCGCGAATGATTTGCTCCGTCTCCTTGGTCAGCTGCAAGCTTCTCTCCGCGTTCTCGACTTGCTGGTTGGCCTCGATCAAAGCAAACCAAGCCTTGGACACCTGCGCCACGAGAGAGCTGCGGGCCGCGCGCAATTCCTGCCCTTCGGCCTGCGCGTCCGCCGTGTCTCCCAGCGCGCCCGCCCGCACCCGCCCCCAAATATCCAGCTCCCAACTGAGATCCAGGGAAGCGCCGAAGCTATTGTTGCGATTGACCAGCACCTCGCCCGGCGCCTGCGTGCCCGCGCCCCCGAATTCTGGGAAGCCAATAAAATTCTGGCGCCGACGCGAAGAATCCAAACCCCCATTCAAAATGGGGCTGAGATCCGACATGGCCCGCTTGGCCGTGAATTCAGCCTGCTGCACGCGGAGGCCGGCCAGCTTGAGGTCGTAATTATTCTCCAGCGCCTCCCCAATGAGTGCTTCCAACCGCTTGTCCCCAAATCGCTCGACCCATTGGTGATCCACGCCGGCCCGCCCCTCGGTCGTGGCAAACCACCGCTCCGGAGTTAGCTCTTGCGCCTTTCCCATGCGGATGTCTTGCAGGGATCCGACGCAAGCCGACCCCACCAGAGACACTCCTAACAAAAAGCTCTTACTTGCTTTCATCTGTAGCGGGGGCGCGGTAGCCAAAGGCGCAAAATTGAGTCATCCGACGCATCACCGTCTCCGAATCGGGCCGGCCGGAGCGGCCTTGCGAAATCGTGGGAAGCCAGTCGGCGTGCAAAAGAGTCTGCACCATCACGCCGACCGTGAAGTGCAAGCGCCAGAGCAGCTCTTCCTCGTCCAGATGGGGAACGGCCCGCTCCAACGCCTGAGAAAAGCGACTCACCATCCGCTGGAAAAGCTCGGCCGCCTCGCTTGGCAGCCGGTGGTTTCGCTCCGAAATGCAGCGACCCATGAACTTGTAAAAAATGGCCTCCGAACGCTCGCTTTGACTCACCACCGTTCGCAAAGGCTGGAGAAAGGCCTCCACGATCTCTGCCACCTCAGCCGGCTCCCCCCGCTCTTCCAATTTCTCCAAAAGAGCCAGCCGATCCGCATTCACCCAATTCATGTAACGAGAAGTCATCTGGTCAATCAGCTCCTCCTTGCCGCCAAAATGATAATGCACAGCCGCTAGATTCACCTCAGCCTCCTGCGTCAACTCCCGCAGAGAAACCGCCTCAAAGCCCTGCTCCGCAAAAAGGCGCTCGGCGGTCTCCATGATCCGCTGGCGGGTGCCAGCTTCGGCTTCGTTGCTCACAGTCGTCACAATGAAATCAAACGATTGTTTGAATGATCTGGACTCCGTTAAAACAAACGTTTGAACGACGCAAGCGGATTGTGGGAAAGAAATAGGCTCTTCTCCTACGATTCTTTCCTCCCTCTTAACCAATTCATTCTCAAGGGTTCCCAAACAAAGCGCCCCCTCTCCTTCGCGGTTTGCGCTTGCGAAGATTGGAAAAACAGCTATAGGCCGCGCCCCTCTCTGCACCTTCGGACCCACCGCTTTCCGCCATGTCGATACGCGTCGCGATTCAGCACCGCACGAGCTACACCTATGACCGGCTCGTTCAGCATTACCCGCACATCTTCCGCCTGCGACCTGCCCCTCACTGCCGGACCCCCATCTTCAGCTACTCGTTTCAGGTCGAGGGCGGGGAGCACTACCTGAATTGGCAGCAGGACCCTTTTGGCAATTACCAGGCCCGCCTCGTCTTTCCTGAAAAGATGCGCCGGATGGAAATCAGCGTCGAAGTCATCGCCGACATGGTGACCATCAATCCCTTCGACTTCTTCCTCGA
The DNA window shown above is from Verrucomicrobiota bacterium and carries:
- a CDS encoding efflux RND transporter periplasmic adaptor subunit; translated protein: MATSRPKLALKWGLLGTGVLVWVSAIAFLIVGGLFQAGPKAEKKERVVVPPAVRILTLQAGEEKPQISTQGFVEPRQQTALAVQVSGRVERVHPNFEAGGVFRQGEVLVSLEKEDYQAQWEQARSDLAEAKLTLELERARAEQAARDWKRLGQGEASSLTLREPQLRSAVARVKAAEANVASAARNLERTEIRAPYDCRVLAQDADVGAFLSPGMMVGTVYSVADFEIRLPVSLEDYGFLARDEEGKLEASVHFEGEVGGQVVRWEGRVLREEGALERETLSKYLVAKVQPNQEAPFGLEWPAVGFFLRAVVEGQALQGVSVVPRVALNQEDQVMVVDAENRLRFRDVEILRSQRETVYVSGGLKAGERIILSRLQAPIEGMEVNVAEEVDLEGNVLGPKEGPQMADAA
- a CDS encoding TetR/AcrR family transcriptional regulator — its product is MTTVSNEAEAGTRQRIMETAERLFAEQGFEAVSLRELTQEAEVNLAAVHYHFGGKEELIDQMTSRYMNWVNADRLALLEKLEERGEPAEVAEIVEAFLQPLRTVVSQSERSEAIFYKFMGRCISERNHRLPSEAAELFQRMVSRFSQALERAVPHLDEEELLWRLHFTVGVMVQTLLHADWLPTISQGRSGRPDSETVMRRMTQFCAFGYRAPATDESK
- a CDS encoding efflux RND transporter permease subunit, with product MEKLIQWCSRNHVAGNFMMLAILMGGIITWFQLRKEIFPELTLDAVSVQVIYENATPDEVEEGVVIPIEEAIADVEGIRRMTSRSSRGYGTVTVEVENGYATRDVMDEIKTEVDAIDNFAEEAEEPIVEQVQVQSQVLSITISADTDEKTLRGLGERVRDDLLTYVPEAEGFGDRVAQMLRGETQITRVELAAARPYEISIEVPENTLRKFDLSLQEVANAVRRSSLDLPAGSMRTSAGEVVVRAMGKRYTEEDFASVVVKTRADGSQVYLGDLAQIEDGFEDIDLNSRFDRQPSILVNVFRVGEQDTLVIAKAVKQYLAQAKDLFPEGITLEIWNDQSKYLQGRLDLMQRNALAGFLLVMLVLAVFLRPSLAMLVALGIPVAFAGGIWMMPELSVSINMISLFAFILVLGIVVDDAIVVGENVYTQIQQGIPPREAAWRGTHEVGVIVIFGVLTTAAAFTPMLGLSGASGKIWPNIPLVVIPTLLFSLVQSKLVLPAHLAFLKPRDPHKKVGPITRWQRGVSDGLEKFIQKRYQPFIQRALGFRYLVIGCFGVAFCVILGLIAGGWIKTEFFPQVEGDVISAKIEMPLGAPFVDTEEAVRRLESAAWKLNEEFQDREGNPAVVHVLATSGGQPFTVSVVDEGGPQGSYLGEVTVELVAAATRDVAAERILQRWRELAGVIPGVLELSYITETARGGAAIDLAITGSDLRQLDAATQHVKERLEDYPGVFGISDSNRLGREEIRFRELTPAGKALGLRLDDIALQVRHAFFGDEAQRLQRGKDEIKVMVRYPEEERRSVNSLEEMKIRTPQGMEVPLLQVAIPEPGRGASAILRTDRQRTVNIQADVDSEVANANQVVGRFTKEVLDPLPEEFPGVRWTFEGEQKDQNESITQMGQKFLLALLMMYVLMAVPLRSYIQPLIIMSVIPFGILGAVVGHLILGLELSIMSMCGIVALAGVVVNDSLVLVDYVNRHRKESATVREAAVRAASARFRAITLTSLTTFAGLMPMLLEQDLQAKFLIPMAVSLSFGILFATLITLILVPSVYLVLEDIKALLGRLFGKDLSPDRALEAAEAGQSV
- a CDS encoding TolC family protein, whose product is MKASKSFLLGVSLVGSACVGSLQDIRMGKAQELTPERWFATTEGRAGVDHQWVERFGDKRLEALIGEALENNYDLKLAGLRVQQAEFTAKRAMSDLSPILNGGLDSSRRRQNFIGFPEFGGAGTQAPGEVLVNRNNSFGASLDLSWELDIWGRVRAGALGDTADAQAEGQELRAARSSLVAQVSKAWFALIEANQQVENAERSLQLTKETEQIIRDRFEMGQVDDQGTGTELRLAMSDSETQRARLNQLQRVKEDSLRQLEILLGRYPQGALGAGNRLPSAPAMPPAGLPSGLLLRRPDILAAERRYVGTKFRLTEAKRAFFPQFSLTGSAGTSTEDLDEILNSDFGIWSLAGNLTQPLFVGGRLTTEKRLRELADETAAVELQQTVLEAFREVETALAVERFLARQEEALYSALQLAEEASVESRRDYVEGVGDILTLLNAQGLVLSASSDWITVRRERLENRIDLHLALGGDYQAKKL